In Silene latifolia isolate original U9 population chromosome X, ASM4854445v1, whole genome shotgun sequence, the following proteins share a genomic window:
- the LOC141618243 gene encoding uncharacterized protein LOC141618243 encodes MVVEEGKSGEGKKGNGSKTIEQIDLYSPLYLYPSDSPSLTLMQITFSGENYDLWADAVQNGLNAKNKLGFVEGAVKKVSVTEGEEETLDSVVWRQCNAMIKAWLSNVIEPRLHLSITFSGTVIKVWKELKEHYSTGNAPRVHQLKSELNDCKQAKNQSVVEYYTRLKAI; translated from the coding sequence ATGGTGGTAGAAGAAGGTAAAAGTGGCGAAGGAAAGAAAGGAAACGGAAGTAAGACAATCGAACAGATTGATCTGTATTCACCACTCTACTTATACCCATCTGATAGTCCGAGTTTGACGTTGATGCAAATAACTTTCAGTGGTGAAAATTATGACCTTTGGGCAGACGCAGTCCAGAACGGTCTCAACGCCAAAAATAAGTTGGGGTTTGTCGAGGGAGCTGTGAAAAAAGTGTCGGTCACCGAAGGAGAAGAGGAGACCCTTGACTCAGTTGTGTGGCGTCAATGCAATGCGATGATAAAAGCATGGTTAAGTAATGTAATTGAACCTAGGCTCCATCTAAGCATCACGTTTTCAGGAACGGTAATAAAGGTTTGGAAAGAACTAAAGGAGCATTATTCAACTGGTAATGCACCTCGTGTACACCAGTTGAAAAGTGAATTGAATGATTGTAAACAAGCGAAGAATCAATCAGTTGTGGAGTATTACACTAGATTGAAAGCAATTTGA